A window of Streptomyces marispadix contains these coding sequences:
- a CDS encoding 2-dehydropantoate 2-reductase — translation MKVAVVGAGAIGAYVGAALHRAGADVHLIARGAHLAAMQENGVQVLSPRGDFTARVHATDDPSAIGHVDYVFLGLKANSYAACGPLVHPLLGEHTAIVAAQNGIPWWYFHGLEGPYKNRRIESVDPDGAVSAVLPPERAVGCVVYAATQLQGPGVVRHLEGTRFSIGEPDTTDSTRCEAFSEAMKAGGLKCPVEADIRNDIWIKLLGNIAFNPLSALSRATMAQICRHQDTRALVATMMRETLAVAEAVGCRPEISVEKRLAGAERVGDHKTSTLQDLESGKPMELDVLLAAVVELAALTGTPVPKLCAIHAVTDLLAQTVRSAA, via the coding sequence ATGAAAGTCGCAGTCGTCGGTGCCGGAGCAATCGGCGCCTATGTCGGAGCAGCACTGCACCGTGCGGGCGCCGACGTACACCTCATCGCCCGCGGAGCGCACCTCGCCGCCATGCAGGAGAACGGCGTCCAGGTCCTCAGCCCGCGCGGCGACTTCACCGCACGGGTGCACGCCACCGACGACCCGTCCGCCATCGGGCACGTCGACTACGTATTCCTGGGGCTGAAGGCCAACTCGTATGCGGCGTGCGGGCCGTTGGTCCATCCCCTGCTCGGCGAGCACACCGCCATCGTGGCCGCGCAGAACGGCATCCCGTGGTGGTACTTCCACGGCCTCGAAGGGCCGTACAAGAACCGCCGCATCGAGAGCGTCGACCCCGACGGCGCCGTCAGCGCGGTGCTGCCGCCCGAACGGGCCGTGGGCTGCGTCGTCTACGCCGCCACGCAGCTCCAAGGGCCCGGCGTCGTACGGCACTTGGAGGGCACCCGGTTCTCCATCGGCGAGCCGGACACCACCGACTCCACGCGCTGCGAGGCGTTCAGCGAGGCGATGAAGGCGGGCGGCCTGAAGTGCCCCGTCGAGGCGGACATCCGCAACGACATCTGGATCAAGCTGCTCGGGAACATCGCGTTCAACCCGCTCAGCGCGCTCTCCCGGGCGACCATGGCGCAGATCTGCCGCCACCAGGACACCCGGGCGCTGGTGGCGACGATGATGCGCGAGACGCTCGCGGTGGCCGAGGCCGTCGGCTGCCGCCCCGAGATCTCCGTCGAGAAGCGACTGGCCGGAGCCGAACGCGTCGGCGACCACAAGACCTCCACCCTCCAGGACCTGGAGAGCGGAAAGCCCATGGAGCTGGACGTGCTCCTGGCGGCCGTGGTCGAACTCGCCGCGCTCACCGGCACCCCCGTGCCGAAGCTCTGCGCCATCCACGCCGTGACAGACCTGCTGGCACAGACCGTAAGGAGCGCAGCATGA
- a CDS encoding class I SAM-dependent methyltransferase encodes MDRDWMPDELAHAGPEHLDPDFVGGFDRKQGHPDPSGDIALLRSHGLTGDSVVADIGAGTGQFAVPAARHFGRVVAVEVSPAMRDVLRERATAEGLATLECVRGGFLTYEHSGAPADAVFTRHALHQLPDFWKVLALRRIAGMLRPGGVLRLHDLVYDFPPSRTESFFDDWLAQAPQDPATAYTREDLAEHIRTEHSTFRWLLEPMLEAAGFETAGFSCRASVYASYTCVKH; translated from the coding sequence ATGGACCGCGACTGGATGCCCGACGAACTCGCCCACGCAGGGCCCGAACATCTCGATCCGGACTTCGTCGGCGGCTTCGACCGCAAGCAGGGGCACCCCGACCCCTCCGGGGACATCGCACTGCTGCGCTCCCACGGGCTCACCGGCGACTCGGTCGTCGCCGACATCGGCGCCGGCACGGGCCAGTTCGCCGTACCGGCGGCGAGGCACTTCGGGCGTGTGGTCGCCGTGGAGGTCTCCCCCGCCATGCGCGACGTGCTGCGCGAGCGCGCCACCGCGGAAGGGCTCGCCACGCTGGAGTGCGTACGGGGCGGATTCCTCACGTATGAGCACTCGGGAGCGCCCGCCGACGCGGTCTTCACCCGCCACGCGCTCCATCAGCTCCCCGACTTCTGGAAGGTGCTGGCGCTGCGGCGCATCGCCGGGATGCTGCGCCCCGGAGGCGTCCTGCGGCTGCACGACCTCGTCTACGACTTCCCGCCGAGCCGTACGGAGTCCTTCTTCGACGACTGGCTGGCACAGGCACCGCAGGACCCGGCCACGGCGTACACCCGCGAGGACCTGGCGGAGCACATCCGCACCGAACACAGCACGTTCCGCTGGCTGTTGGAGCCCATGCTGGAGGCCGCCGGCTTCGAGACCGCCGGCTTCTCCTGCCGCGCGTCCGTCTACGCCTCGTACACCTGCGTGAAGCACTGA
- a CDS encoding 2Fe-2S iron-sulfur cluster-binding protein, whose product MTAVPLDPPRRLVEFTLDDEPTRVPEGSTILDACRAAGKDIPTLCQGETLTPKNACRACVVEVEGARTLAPACSRKAEEGMTVRTDTERARHSRKIVLELLASATDLSTTPRAAEWIKEYDAKPERFGADAATMNEEPKIDNDLYVRDYDKCILCYKCVDACGEQWQNTFAISMAGRGFDARISTEHDAPLTDSACVYCGNCIEVCPTGALSFKSEFDMREAGTWDEERQTQTTTVCAYCGVGCNLTLHVQDNEIVKVSSPLDNPVTHGNLCIKGRFGYQHVGGGNTAGT is encoded by the coding sequence ATGACCGCAGTACCGCTCGATCCCCCGCGCCGCCTCGTGGAGTTCACCCTCGACGACGAGCCGACCCGCGTACCGGAGGGGTCGACGATCCTGGACGCGTGCCGCGCCGCGGGCAAGGACATCCCCACGCTCTGCCAGGGCGAGACGCTGACCCCGAAGAACGCCTGCCGTGCATGTGTCGTGGAGGTCGAGGGCGCCCGTACGCTCGCGCCGGCCTGCTCACGTAAGGCCGAGGAGGGCATGACGGTGCGCACGGACACCGAGCGCGCCCGGCACAGCCGCAAGATCGTCCTCGAACTCCTCGCGTCCGCCACGGACTTGTCCACGACGCCGCGCGCCGCCGAGTGGATCAAGGAGTACGACGCGAAGCCGGAGCGCTTCGGTGCGGACGCGGCCACCATGAACGAGGAACCGAAGATCGACAACGATCTCTATGTGCGCGACTACGACAAGTGCATCCTCTGCTACAAGTGCGTGGACGCCTGCGGCGAACAGTGGCAGAACACCTTCGCGATCTCCATGGCGGGGCGCGGCTTCGACGCCCGTATCTCCACCGAGCACGATGCGCCGCTGACGGACTCCGCGTGTGTCTACTGCGGCAACTGCATCGAGGTGTGCCCGACGGGTGCGCTCTCGTTCAAGTCGGAGTTCGACATGCGGGAGGCGGGCACCTGGGACGAGGAGCGGCAGACGCAGACGACCACGGTGTGCGCGTACTGCGGTGTGGGCTGCAACCTCACGCTGCACGTCCAGGACAATGAGATCGTCAAGGTCAGCTCACCGCTCGACAACCCGGTGACGCACGGCAATCTCTGCATCAAGGGCCGCTTCGGCTATCAGCACGTCGGTGGCGGGAACACGGCGGGCACATGA
- a CDS encoding MBL fold metallo-hydrolase yields the protein MELTVLGGCGAWPTPEQGCSGYLVVCDGFRLLLDPGYATFPALTAATRAEDVDAVLVTHGHPDHCADINPLLRARALGGADPPPLPLYALPGALDAVLALDTPGMLEGAWELREFTAGAAFGIGPFAVATRLLPHFVPNAGVRLTGPRGDVLAYTGDTGPSGQVPELARDAGLLLCEATHPEAVPAEDEECLLSAAPAGRYARQAGAARLLLTHLWPGTPHEDALRAARKSFAGPVSVAVPGAVVLIGVT from the coding sequence ATGGAGCTGACGGTGCTCGGCGGCTGCGGCGCCTGGCCCACACCGGAGCAGGGTTGCAGCGGCTATCTGGTCGTCTGCGACGGCTTCCGGCTCCTGCTCGACCCGGGCTACGCCACGTTCCCGGCGCTGACGGCGGCCACCCGCGCCGAGGACGTCGACGCCGTGCTCGTCACCCACGGCCATCCCGACCACTGCGCCGACATCAACCCGCTGCTGCGTGCCCGCGCACTGGGCGGCGCCGATCCGCCGCCGCTGCCCCTCTACGCGCTGCCGGGCGCACTCGACGCCGTGCTCGCGCTGGACACCCCCGGCATGCTCGAAGGGGCATGGGAACTGCGGGAGTTCACGGCCGGGGCAGCCTTCGGCATCGGCCCCTTCGCGGTCGCCACGCGGCTGCTCCCCCACTTCGTGCCGAACGCCGGTGTCCGGCTGACCGGCCCGCGCGGCGACGTGCTCGCCTACACCGGGGACACGGGCCCGAGCGGACAGGTGCCGGAGCTGGCCCGGGACGCCGGTCTCCTGCTCTGCGAGGCGACCCATCCGGAGGCCGTCCCGGCCGAGGACGAGGAGTGTCTGCTCTCGGCCGCGCCGGCAGGGCGCTACGCCCGACAGGCCGGGGCGGCCCGGCTGTTGCTGACCCATCTGTGGCCGGGCACTCCGCACGAGGACGCCCTGCGGGCGGCCCGTAAGTCGTTCGCAGGCCCCGTCTCCGTCGCCGTGCCGGGAGCCGTCGTCCTCATCGGCGTCACGTAG
- a CDS encoding bile acid:sodium symporter family protein: MRRLAQNADPYIALLLGTVLLAVLLPASGDVATGLGHGTKAAVGAIFFLYGARLSTRQALEGMRHWRLQLLVLLCTFALFPLLGLATRALVPYVLTPGLQSGLLFLCLVPSTVQSSIAFTSVARGNVPAAICAGTYSSLLGIVATPLLAAWLVGGQAGLSADGLAGIVGQLLAPFVAGQLLRRWIGDFITRHRRILTLVDRGSVLLVVYTAFSQGMTQGIWGLVTPVRLLALLGVEAGLLALMLTLTWYGAHRLGFARADRVVAVFAGSNKSLAAGLPMASVLFGAHASLAVLPLMLFHQMQLVVCAFLSRRWARGTSDVRDEQDVWDAPDAGPVAAGGATGSATKATTGGGATKGATRGADGGGPSAPRMGTDVVQRQVQQ, from the coding sequence ATGCGCCGACTGGCACAAAACGCCGACCCGTACATCGCACTGCTTCTCGGCACCGTGCTACTGGCCGTCCTCCTTCCGGCGAGCGGCGACGTCGCCACCGGCCTGGGCCACGGCACCAAGGCGGCGGTCGGAGCCATCTTCTTCCTCTACGGAGCCCGTCTCTCCACTCGCCAGGCCCTGGAGGGAATGCGCCACTGGCGGCTCCAACTGCTCGTCCTGCTCTGCACGTTCGCACTCTTCCCCCTGCTGGGCCTGGCCACACGGGCGCTCGTGCCCTACGTGCTGACGCCCGGCCTCCAGTCGGGGCTGCTCTTCCTCTGCCTCGTCCCCTCCACGGTCCAGTCGTCGATCGCCTTCACCTCCGTCGCACGCGGCAACGTGCCCGCCGCGATCTGCGCGGGCACATACTCCAGCCTGCTCGGCATAGTCGCCACTCCGCTGCTCGCCGCATGGCTCGTCGGCGGACAGGCGGGCCTGAGCGCCGACGGACTGGCCGGAATCGTCGGCCAGTTGCTGGCGCCCTTCGTGGCGGGCCAGCTTCTGCGCCGCTGGATCGGCGACTTCATCACCAGGCACCGCCGCATTCTCACCCTCGTCGACCGGGGCTCAGTGCTGCTCGTCGTCTACACGGCCTTCAGTCAGGGCATGACCCAGGGCATCTGGGGCCTGGTCACACCGGTGAGGCTGCTCGCCCTGCTCGGGGTCGAGGCGGGGCTGCTCGCACTGATGCTGACGCTCACCTGGTACGGCGCGCACCGGCTGGGCTTCGCGCGGGCCGACCGCGTCGTCGCCGTGTTCGCGGGCTCGAACAAGTCGCTCGCCGCCGGACTCCCCATGGCCAGCGTCCTGTTCGGGGCGCACGCCTCTCTCGCCGTGCTGCCGCTCATGCTCTTCCATCAGATGCAGCTCGTCGTCTGCGCCTTCCTCTCCCGCCGCTGGGCACGGGGTACTTCGGATGTACGGGACGAACAGGACGTATGGGACGCGCCGGACGCGGGTCCCGTGGCGGCGGGCGGTGCCACGGGCAGTGCTACGAAGGCCACCACGGGCGGCGGCGCCACGAAGGGCGCCACGCGCGGTGCCGACGGCGGCGGTCCCTCAGCGCCTCGCATGGGCACCGACGTCGTCCAGCGGCAGGTCCAGCAGTGA
- a CDS encoding exo-alpha-sialidase codes for MSSGRSGFPRRTPFRAGVLLALCASLLCVPGGSASAGTPERPGGADGFTQQVLFKASQEKGYVCFRIPALVRTVKGTLLAFAEGRVHDCGDAGDIDIVVKRSTDGGRTWGPLRVASRGGGDTHGNPAPVVDRRSGRILLAQTFNAGRSDGKNCDSPCDRSPYLQYSDDDGESWSQPRDLSAQLRSGEWNSWYATGPGHGIQLRRGAHAGRLVIGVNGETWRDGRNTANHAALAISDDGGRSWRRGATESRPHSPDGVFRQKPQELTLHERHDGRVLVSARETEGTDLGHRTAAVAGGGGEFFTAPFRALPGLYTPQVQGAVLPFGGDGDRLLLAAPADPERRRTMTVRSSYDEGRTWEGVDRGRTVTADWSGYSDMVRASSVSAGLLYEGGAADARDEIRFARFTEDWLGDRRGPDPTTADRAPGAHDAAVLGGARRVDGHDGGAVAFDGRDDAVRLPFRARLPLHERDFTARLWFRYSGGAEGSGEQPLLWMGGVGSQPQVRLVADAADGRITAAITARRVPAPSATARVTTDGSYGDGRWHQAELRRGDGRLRLTVDGESVSASDVPGSVSVGSPFGVHLGQRLDSRAHFTGALDEVRVSAEGDSLLDLPLDDVGAHARR; via the coding sequence ATGAGTTCTGGTAGGTCAGGCTTTCCCCGTCGGACGCCGTTCAGGGCCGGAGTGCTTCTCGCCCTGTGCGCCTCGCTGCTCTGCGTTCCCGGCGGGAGCGCGAGTGCGGGGACGCCGGAGCGGCCGGGAGGCGCGGACGGGTTCACGCAGCAGGTGCTCTTCAAGGCGTCGCAGGAGAAGGGCTATGTCTGCTTCCGCATCCCGGCACTCGTACGGACCGTGAAGGGCACTCTCCTCGCCTTCGCCGAGGGAAGGGTGCACGACTGCGGTGACGCGGGTGACATAGACATCGTCGTCAAGCGTTCCACCGACGGCGGCCGCACCTGGGGCCCGCTGCGGGTGGCGAGCCGGGGCGGGGGCGACACCCACGGCAACCCGGCGCCCGTGGTGGACCGCCGCAGCGGGCGCATCCTGCTCGCGCAGACCTTCAACGCGGGCCGCAGCGACGGCAAGAACTGCGATTCGCCGTGCGACCGCTCCCCGTATCTCCAGTACAGCGACGACGACGGCGAAAGCTGGTCGCAGCCCCGGGACTTGAGCGCCCAGCTCCGCTCAGGGGAGTGGAACTCGTGGTACGCGACGGGCCCCGGGCACGGCATCCAGTTGCGCCGCGGCGCGCACGCCGGGCGGCTGGTGATCGGCGTCAACGGAGAGACGTGGCGCGACGGCAGGAACACCGCCAATCACGCCGCGCTGGCGATCAGCGACGACGGTGGCCGCAGTTGGCGGCGCGGGGCGACCGAGAGCCGTCCGCACTCGCCCGACGGCGTCTTCCGGCAGAAGCCGCAGGAGCTGACGCTCCACGAACGCCACGACGGCCGGGTGCTGGTGAGCGCCCGCGAGACGGAGGGCACCGATCTGGGGCACCGTACGGCGGCCGTCGCCGGAGGCGGAGGCGAGTTCTTCACGGCGCCCTTCCGCGCGCTGCCCGGCCTCTACACGCCCCAAGTGCAGGGCGCGGTGCTGCCGTTCGGCGGCGACGGCGACCGGCTGCTGCTGGCGGCGCCCGCGGACCCCGAGCGGCGCCGCACCATGACGGTCCGTTCCTCCTACGACGAGGGCAGGACCTGGGAGGGCGTGGACCGCGGCCGAACGGTGACCGCGGACTGGTCCGGCTACTCGGACATGGTGCGGGCGTCCTCCGTCAGCGCGGGCCTGCTCTACGAGGGCGGCGCTGCGGACGCCCGCGACGAGATCCGCTTCGCGCGGTTCACCGAGGACTGGCTGGGCGACCGGCGGGGCCCGGACCCCACCACGGCCGACCGTGCGCCCGGCGCTCATGACGCCGCGGTGCTCGGCGGCGCACGCCGGGTGGACGGTCACGACGGGGGTGCCGTGGCCTTCGACGGGCGGGACGACGCGGTGCGGCTGCCGTTCCGTGCCCGACTTCCGCTGCACGAGCGGGACTTCACCGCGAGGCTGTGGTTCCGCTACTCGGGCGGTGCTGAGGGTTCCGGGGAGCAGCCGCTGCTGTGGATGGGCGGCGTGGGCTCGCAGCCGCAGGTGCGTCTGGTGGCGGACGCGGCGGACGGCCGTATCACGGCGGCGATCACCGCACGGCGGGTCCCGGCGCCCTCCGCCACGGCGCGAGTGACCACGGACGGCTCATACGGCGACGGCCGCTGGCACCAGGCGGAACTGCGCCGCGGGGACGGGCGGTTGAGGCTGACCGTCGACGGGGAGAGCGTGTCCGCCTCCGATGTGCCGGGTTCGGTGAGCGTGGGGTCGCCGTTCGGCGTGCACCTCGGTCAGCGGCTCGACAGCCGGGCGCACTTCACGGGTGCGCTCGACGAGGTGCGTGTGAGTGCGGAGGGCGATTCACTGCTGGACCTGCCGCTGGACGACGTCGGTGCCCATGCGAGGCGCTGA
- a CDS encoding molybdopterin oxidoreductase family protein — protein sequence MRQRDRGKPPSTQYTRLTHPLVRDEKGGPLRRATWEEALEKATEGFRRIKDDHGPDAFGMFSCARATNEMNYVAQKFTRVIMGTHNVDSCNRTCHAPSVAGLSAAFGSGGGTSSYEEVESTDLILMWGSNARFAHPIFFQHVLRGIRNGARMYAVDPRRTSTAEWAESWLGLNVGTDIALAHAIGREIIHAGLANHTFIERATTGFEEYKAEVEPWTLSAAEKVTGVPADAIRDLAHAYATAERAQLCWTLGITEHHNGTDNVRALINLSLLTGHVGRYGAGLQPLRGQNNVQGGGDMGAIPDRLPGFQNVLDPETREKFEAAWGVTLEPRHGRNLTAMFEAMETGELKAVYCIGENPAQSEADSGQAVERLQKLEHLVVQDIFLTKTAELADVVLPATAAWCETDGTTTNSERRVQRVRKAVDPPGEAREDIDIICDIAARLGYEWKFADSEAVWDELRSVSPNHYGMTYERLAEHQGIQWPCPSTEKLEPTYMHGRLWEKDPAKRGTPAPFGIVKHDPPVDLTDEEYPLRLTTGRRLDSYNTGVQSGSYASPLRRGEYVELCPEDAEKYGVAVEEEVRVTSRRGSVVAPVWIDPGLRPGLAFMTMHFPDEVDTNQLTIESNCPIAGTAEFKASAIRIEKLPVAAAVRS from the coding sequence ATGAGGCAACGCGACCGCGGGAAACCGCCGTCGACGCAGTACACACGCCTGACGCATCCGCTGGTGCGGGACGAGAAGGGCGGTCCGCTGCGCAGGGCCACCTGGGAGGAGGCTCTGGAGAAGGCCACCGAGGGCTTCCGCAGGATCAAGGACGACCACGGCCCGGACGCCTTCGGGATGTTCTCCTGCGCACGCGCGACGAACGAGATGAACTACGTGGCGCAGAAGTTCACCCGCGTCATCATGGGCACCCACAACGTCGACTCGTGCAACCGCACCTGTCACGCGCCCAGCGTGGCCGGGCTGTCGGCGGCCTTCGGCTCCGGCGGCGGCACCTCCTCCTACGAGGAGGTCGAGTCGACCGATCTGATCCTGATGTGGGGCTCCAACGCCCGCTTCGCGCATCCGATCTTCTTCCAGCACGTGCTGCGCGGCATCCGCAACGGCGCACGGATGTACGCCGTCGACCCGCGCCGTACGTCGACAGCCGAGTGGGCGGAGAGCTGGCTCGGCCTGAACGTCGGTACGGACATCGCCCTCGCCCACGCCATCGGGCGGGAGATCATCCACGCGGGGCTGGCCAACCACACCTTCATCGAGCGGGCCACGACCGGCTTCGAGGAGTACAAGGCCGAGGTCGAGCCGTGGACGCTGAGCGCCGCCGAGAAGGTCACCGGCGTACCGGCCGACGCTATCCGCGACCTCGCGCACGCCTACGCCACGGCCGAACGCGCCCAGTTGTGCTGGACGTTGGGCATCACCGAGCACCACAACGGCACCGACAACGTCAGGGCCCTGATCAACCTGTCGCTGCTGACGGGGCACGTCGGCCGCTACGGCGCGGGCCTCCAGCCGCTGCGCGGCCAGAACAACGTGCAGGGCGGCGGCGACATGGGGGCGATCCCCGACCGGCTGCCCGGCTTCCAGAACGTCCTGGACCCCGAGACCCGGGAGAAGTTCGAGGCCGCGTGGGGCGTCACCCTGGAGCCGCGCCACGGACGGAACCTGACCGCCATGTTCGAGGCCATGGAGACCGGCGAGCTGAAGGCCGTCTACTGCATCGGCGAGAACCCTGCGCAGTCGGAGGCCGACAGCGGCCAGGCCGTGGAGCGGTTGCAGAAGCTCGAACACCTCGTGGTGCAGGACATCTTCCTGACGAAGACGGCCGAACTCGCCGACGTCGTACTGCCCGCCACCGCCGCCTGGTGCGAGACGGACGGCACCACCACCAACAGCGAACGGCGCGTGCAGCGCGTACGGAAGGCGGTCGACCCGCCCGGCGAGGCCCGCGAGGACATCGACATCATCTGCGACATCGCGGCACGGCTCGGATACGAGTGGAAGTTCGCCGACAGCGAGGCCGTCTGGGACGAGCTGCGCTCCGTCTCGCCCAACCACTACGGCATGACGTACGAGCGGCTGGCCGAGCACCAGGGCATCCAGTGGCCCTGCCCCAGCACGGAGAAGCTGGAGCCGACGTACATGCACGGGCGGCTGTGGGAGAAGGACCCGGCCAAGCGCGGCACGCCGGCGCCGTTCGGGATCGTCAAGCACGATCCGCCGGTCGACCTCACCGACGAGGAGTACCCGCTGCGGCTGACGACGGGCCGGCGGCTCGACTCGTACAACACCGGTGTGCAGAGCGGGAGTTACGCCTCGCCGCTGCGCCGCGGCGAGTACGTGGAGCTGTGCCCGGAGGACGCCGAGAAGTACGGCGTGGCCGTCGAGGAGGAGGTGCGGGTCACCTCGCGGCGCGGCTCGGTCGTCGCACCCGTGTGGATCGACCCCGGGCTGCGGCCGGGGCTGGCGTTCATGACCATGCACTTCCCGGACGAAGTGGACACCAACCAGCTCACGATCGAGTCCAACTGCCCCATCGCAGGTACCGCCGAATTCAAGGCATCCGCGATACGCATCGAGAAGCTGCCTGTCGCGGCAGCCGTGAGGAGCTGA
- a CDS encoding MFS transporter small subunit has translation MSSAEKNIPEGPAGGTADAGGPPAALFVFTWLWVGVPMAYGLYELILKAVQLFTGG, from the coding sequence ATGAGCAGCGCCGAGAAGAACATCCCCGAGGGCCCTGCGGGCGGCACCGCGGACGCCGGCGGCCCGCCCGCGGCGCTGTTCGTCTTCACCTGGCTCTGGGTGGGCGTGCCGATGGCGTACGGACTCTACGAGTTGATCCTCAAGGCGGTGCAGCTCTTCACCGGCGGCTGA
- the fdhD gene encoding formate dehydrogenase accessory sulfurtransferase FdhD, translating to MGRVTERRRVLRIRDGAVSTRPDTLVAEEPLEIRLNGKPLAITMRTPGDDFALAAGFLVSEGVLGSAEELANIVYCAGATDEGRNTYNVVDVRLAPGVPVPDIALERNVYTTSSCGLCGKASLDAVRTTARWGIEDPQDPDDPAGPRVRLEPSVLSSLPDTLRASQRVFERTGGLHAAALFTAEGELLDVREDVGRHNAVDKLVGRALQQGALPLREAVLMVSGRASFELAQKAVMAGIPVLAAVSAPSSLAVDLAAETGLTLVGFLRGSSMNVYAGEHRLALRTTAGRA from the coding sequence ATGGGACGGGTCACTGAGCGACGGCGTGTGCTGCGCATCCGGGACGGTGCGGTCAGCACCCGCCCCGACACCCTGGTCGCGGAGGAGCCGCTGGAGATCAGGCTGAACGGCAAGCCACTCGCCATCACCATGCGCACCCCCGGTGACGACTTCGCGCTGGCCGCGGGCTTCCTCGTCAGCGAGGGCGTCCTGGGCTCGGCGGAGGAGCTGGCGAACATCGTCTACTGCGCGGGCGCCACCGACGAAGGCCGCAACACCTACAACGTCGTCGACGTGCGCCTCGCACCGGGCGTCCCCGTCCCCGACATCGCCCTGGAGCGGAACGTCTACACCACCTCCTCGTGCGGCCTGTGCGGGAAGGCGAGCCTCGACGCGGTGCGTACGACGGCACGCTGGGGCATCGAGGATCCGCAGGACCCGGACGACCCCGCCGGGCCGCGCGTACGCCTCGAACCCTCCGTGCTCTCCTCCCTCCCCGACACGCTGCGCGCCTCGCAGCGGGTCTTCGAACGCACCGGCGGCCTCCATGCCGCCGCCCTCTTCACCGCCGAGGGCGAGCTGCTGGACGTACGGGAGGACGTGGGACGCCACAACGCCGTCGACAAGCTCGTGGGCCGCGCCCTCCAGCAGGGCGCGCTGCCGCTGCGCGAGGCGGTGCTGATGGTCTCGGGACGTGCGTCCTTCGAACTGGCGCAGAAGGCGGTGATGGCGGGCATCCCCGTGCTCGCCGCCGTATCGGCGCCGTCGTCACTGGCGGTGGATCTGGCCGCGGAGACCGGGCTGACCCTGGTCGGTTTCCTCCGCGGTTCCTCGATGAACGTGTACGCAGGTGAGCACCGGCTCGCCCTGCGCACTACGGCCGGCCGGGCCTGA
- a CDS encoding L-lactate MFS transporter yields MAPGFLDRSRTVAPPGWSRWLIPPAALSVHLSIGQAYAWSVFKPPLESSLGLSGTASALPFQLGIVMLGLSAAFGGTLVERNGPRWAMTVSLLCFCSGFLLAALGAAVEQYWLVVFGYGFVGGVGLGIGYISPVSTLIKWFPDRPGMATGIAIMGFGGGALIASPWSAQMLESFGSDNGGVAAAFLVHGLVYTVFMALGVLLVRVPAEGWKPPAGKKPQEQQAQKPLVTTADVSARNAVRTPQFWCLWVVLCMNVTAGIGILEKAAPMIGDFFADTSTPVSASAAAGFVALLSLANMGGRFLWSTTSDVIGRKNMYRCYLGVGALMYLGIVLLGDSSKPLFIVCALVIISFYGGGFATVPAYLKDLFGTYEVGAIHGRLLTAWSTAGVLGPLIVNWVADSQEAAGRSGPGLYALALSIMIGLLAVGFVANELIRPVDPKYHVPAPAATAAQTAQTAEAMERAGQDGGAESKEETGR; encoded by the coding sequence ATGGCACCTGGGTTCCTCGATCGCTCCCGAACTGTCGCGCCTCCCGGCTGGAGCCGGTGGCTGATTCCTCCGGCCGCCCTGTCGGTCCATCTCTCGATCGGCCAGGCCTACGCCTGGAGCGTCTTCAAGCCCCCGCTGGAGTCGTCGCTCGGGCTGTCCGGCACGGCCAGCGCGCTGCCGTTCCAGCTCGGCATCGTGATGCTCGGTCTCTCGGCGGCCTTCGGCGGCACACTCGTCGAACGCAACGGTCCCCGCTGGGCGATGACGGTCTCCCTGCTCTGCTTCTGCTCGGGCTTCCTGCTCGCCGCGCTGGGCGCCGCCGTCGAGCAGTACTGGCTGGTGGTCTTCGGCTACGGCTTCGTCGGCGGCGTCGGCCTCGGCATCGGCTATATCTCGCCGGTATCCACACTGATCAAGTGGTTCCCCGACCGTCCGGGCATGGCCACCGGCATCGCCATCATGGGCTTCGGCGGCGGCGCGCTGATCGCCTCGCCCTGGTCGGCTCAGATGCTGGAGAGCTTCGGCTCGGACAACGGCGGCGTCGCCGCGGCGTTCCTCGTGCACGGCCTGGTCTACACGGTCTTCATGGCGCTCGGCGTGCTGCTGGTCCGCGTACCGGCGGAGGGCTGGAAGCCGCCGGCCGGTAAGAAGCCCCAGGAGCAGCAGGCGCAGAAGCCGCTGGTGACGACCGCGGACGTCTCGGCGCGCAACGCCGTGCGCACGCCGCAGTTCTGGTGCCTGTGGGTCGTGCTGTGCATGAACGTCACCGCGGGCATCGGCATCCTGGAGAAGGCCGCGCCGATGATCGGCGACTTCTTCGCCGACACCTCGACGCCGGTCTCCGCCTCGGCGGCGGCGGGCTTCGTCGCGCTGCTCTCGCTGGCCAACATGGGCGGCCGTTTCCTGTGGTCGACGACGTCGGACGTCATCGGCCGCAAGAACATGTACCGCTGCTACCTCGGCGTCGGCGCGCTGATGTATCTGGGCATCGTGCTGCTCGGCGACTCCTCCAAGCCGCTGTTCATCGTGTGCGCGCTCGTGATCATCTCCTTCTACGGCGGCGGCTTCGCGACCGTACCGGCGTATCTGAAGGACCTGTTCGGCACCTACGAGGTGGGCGCGATCCACGGGCGCCTGCTGACCGCGTGGTCGACGGCCGGGGTGCTGGGCCCGCTGATCGTCAACTGGGTCGCCGACTCACAGGAGGCGGCGGGCCGTTCGGGCCCGGGGCTCTACGCACTGGCCCTGTCCATCATGATCGGGCTGCTTGCGGTGGGCTTCGTCGCCAACGAGCTGATACGGCCGGTGGACCCGAAGTACCACGTGCCCGCCCCGGCGGCGACGGCCGCGCAGACCGCCCAGACCGCGGAAGCCATGGAGAGAGCCGGCCAGGACGGCGGCGCGGAGAGCAAGGAGGAGACGGGGCGATGA